Proteins encoded in a region of the Paenibacillus sp. E222 genome:
- a CDS encoding PLP-dependent aminotransferase family protein: protein MHIELKRGSSTKLYVQIALTLADRIRSGLIEPGTRLPSVRKMTADLGVSLVTVSKAYAELEAIQLVTCSQGKGCYVRGAQELEITEDMEMEKTHRTHAKNESSTPWNWQMALVDYLPRAQLWRHFDASPQVKYELHMSAIQPELLPTREIIDSAYRLSSDHPERMAAYGSFQGDRELRQTFSGHFAERELRVMPERMLITSGTQQGIDLVARTFVGPGDVVYMEAPSYTGAIDVFTSRGAKIITVPMDDDGMRIDLLTRLCDTYPPKLIYTIPTFHNPTGITMSAKRRAQLLNLAQSYHCLILEDDPFADLYFRDPPPASIKSMDGTGHVIYIKSFSKVLSPGCRVACAVADGSVLTRLVAAKSTADLGSPLLTQKALQSFIQHQYSEYTARLRDELYSRLLAASTVLEEHGPPGMYWTLPDGGLNLWLQLPDGLDMHELHRQSLAAGVSFLPGSACYVGETDTASLRICFTVTKQDLLCEGLRVLCSVIKNITPQQGGATADRLPLI from the coding sequence GTGCATATTGAATTGAAACGGGGAAGCAGCACCAAATTATATGTTCAGATTGCTCTTACACTTGCTGACCGAATAAGGTCTGGACTAATCGAGCCTGGAACCCGTCTGCCGTCGGTTCGTAAAATGACCGCAGATCTGGGCGTCAGCCTGGTCACTGTGTCCAAAGCCTATGCCGAGCTCGAAGCGATACAGTTGGTTACGTGCTCCCAGGGGAAGGGTTGTTATGTACGGGGGGCGCAAGAGCTGGAGATAACGGAGGATATGGAGATGGAGAAGACTCACCGTACCCATGCAAAGAATGAATCCAGCACACCCTGGAACTGGCAGATGGCTCTTGTAGATTATTTGCCTCGAGCACAGCTTTGGAGACATTTTGACGCATCTCCTCAAGTTAAATATGAGCTGCATATGTCGGCAATTCAGCCTGAATTGTTGCCAACACGAGAGATTATCGATAGTGCGTACCGGCTTTCCTCCGATCATCCAGAGCGCATGGCTGCTTATGGTTCCTTTCAGGGAGATCGAGAACTGCGTCAGACGTTTTCCGGGCACTTTGCAGAAAGAGAGTTGCGGGTAATGCCTGAACGGATGCTGATTACGAGCGGTACTCAGCAGGGAATCGATCTTGTCGCGCGTACGTTTGTTGGTCCTGGCGACGTCGTCTACATGGAAGCACCGAGCTATACGGGAGCCATTGATGTGTTCACAAGCAGAGGAGCGAAGATTATTACGGTGCCTATGGATGATGATGGTATGCGTATTGATTTGTTAACCCGGTTATGTGATACATACCCGCCCAAGTTGATATATACCATTCCTACGTTTCACAATCCTACAGGTATTACGATGAGTGCCAAACGGCGTGCGCAACTGCTTAACCTTGCTCAAAGCTATCATTGTCTCATTCTGGAGGATGATCCGTTCGCCGATCTGTATTTCCGTGATCCGCCGCCTGCTTCCATTAAATCCATGGATGGGACGGGCCATGTGATATATATCAAAAGCTTCAGCAAAGTATTATCCCCCGGCTGTCGTGTGGCGTGTGCGGTTGCAGATGGAAGTGTACTCACCCGACTTGTTGCAGCCAAATCCACTGCGGATCTCGGAAGTCCGCTGCTTACACAAAAAGCATTGCAATCTTTCATACAGCATCAATACAGTGAGTATACAGCACGATTGAGGGATGAGTTATATTCCCGACTGCTTGCGGCATCGACGGTACTGGAGGAACATGGTCCTCCCGGGATGTACTGGACTTTGCCTGATGGGGGACTAAACTTATGGCTGCAATTGCCGGATGGCTTGGATATGCATGAGCTGCACCGCCAGTCGCTTGCCGCAGGTGTTTCCTTTTTGCCGGGTTCTGCCTGTTATGTGGGGGAAACGGATACGGCGAGTCTGCGGATTTGCTTTACGGTTACGAAACAGGATCTGTTATGTGAAGGGCTGCGGGTATTATGCAGTGTCATTAAGAACATTACACCGCAACAGGGTGGGGCAACGGCGGACAGGCTCCCGCTTATATAA
- a CDS encoding YpuI family protein, with product MSAANVQKTCESTREKLKPAIDRIEKFLNENALPELDQNQTEESSAFYKGFLSDLRHLLVFSEVSYEKLGVVLRRANFDVDFAEKALYNTYHQSINSFFYPKNECYSEDGRYAYTGQDAIRFRDKPIRAVRDVILEISKTYEELRDDLAFYESDYLTQRRMQNQRNHA from the coding sequence ATGTCAGCAGCCAATGTACAGAAAACATGTGAGTCAACTAGGGAAAAGTTAAAACCGGCTATCGATCGGATTGAAAAATTTTTGAATGAAAATGCCTTGCCTGAACTGGATCAGAATCAGACGGAGGAGTCATCAGCCTTCTACAAAGGATTTCTTTCGGATCTCCGTCATTTGCTCGTTTTTTCTGAAGTTTCTTACGAAAAACTTGGCGTTGTGCTGCGTCGTGCCAATTTTGATGTTGATTTTGCCGAAAAGGCTCTCTATAACACATACCATCAAAGCATCAACAGCTTTTTTTATCCTAAAAATGAATGTTACTCCGAAGATGGAAGATATGCTTACACTGGTCAGGATGCAATCCGTTTCCGTGATAAGCCCATTCGTGCAGTACGGGATGTTATTCTTGAAATATCAAAAACGTACGAAGAATTGCGTGATGATCTGGCCTTTTATGAAAGTGACTACCTGACGCAGCGTCGGATGCAAAACCAACGTAATCACGCGTAA
- a CDS encoding S8 family peptidase produces MSRPKWVNWAIAAGAGALALTLLLPTSNRPVPAPSAMPDSPHEEHASKQRLKVQDVKSTDMLTRADAKQHLRIMLEKTSQMNDVQISQYVKELQQTHDHIRFIDVINTKESRSRHFDKTAAKGSKLEQQKLEHSLALAKKAVNKRQSFESSSFPLGKEKFFVMGQPSKDGERAVIALFSQNVLNAVEQHQRKNLRMIPYPREGKFKIESVHPDTLKEITVKTGHDNANASHFYENEIVIRFRQDPGERDMRIIKSDLRTQSARKLGYTYVFRSEHMNYEQLHAYFERKWNPLYMEPHYLYLTNETVPEQKDVTVPNDILFSDYQWNLPAIETNRGWNITKGNKDVIVAVVDTGVDLTHPDLKGKLLDGYNVVDPASKPLDDVGHGTHVAGIIGAVVNNNEGVAGMSWYNKVLPVKVLDNSGSGTTYAVAEGIIWAADHGAKVINMSLGNYADAQFLHDAIKYAFDRDIVLIAATGNDNTERPGYPAAYPEVFAVSATDPDMNKASYSNYGDYVDVTAPGSSIASTYPKNQYAALSGTSMASPHVAALAGLIRSLNPDLTNTEVMDLMRQSVIDLGDPGHDKYYGYGQIDVFKALEAASGNSAPLQFWPQHVRQQMDNAMKKYIKH; encoded by the coding sequence ATGTCCAGACCGAAATGGGTTAACTGGGCCATTGCCGCGGGTGCGGGCGCACTTGCCTTGACGCTTTTGCTTCCGACGTCCAATCGCCCTGTTCCTGCTCCAAGTGCCATGCCCGATTCTCCACACGAGGAGCATGCGAGCAAACAACGTCTCAAAGTTCAGGATGTAAAGTCAACCGATATGCTGACCCGTGCGGATGCCAAACAGCATCTTCGCATCATGCTTGAGAAGACCTCCCAAATGAATGATGTGCAGATAAGTCAATACGTTAAAGAGCTTCAACAAACACATGATCATATTCGCTTTATTGATGTAATAAATACCAAAGAATCACGCAGTCGGCACTTTGACAAAACAGCAGCAAAAGGAAGCAAGTTGGAACAGCAAAAGCTGGAACATTCTCTCGCCTTGGCCAAGAAAGCCGTGAACAAACGTCAAAGCTTCGAATCTTCTTCGTTTCCTCTGGGCAAGGAAAAGTTTTTTGTCATGGGTCAGCCCTCTAAGGATGGAGAACGAGCCGTCATCGCTTTGTTTAGCCAAAATGTACTAAATGCCGTGGAGCAGCATCAGCGTAAAAATTTGCGTATGATTCCTTATCCGCGTGAAGGTAAATTCAAAATCGAGTCTGTACACCCCGACACCCTGAAAGAAATTACTGTAAAAACAGGGCATGATAACGCCAATGCCAGTCATTTTTACGAAAATGAAATCGTCATCCGTTTCCGTCAGGATCCAGGTGAACGGGATATGCGAATCATTAAATCCGATCTGCGGACTCAATCAGCTCGCAAGCTGGGATACACGTATGTTTTTCGGTCAGAACATATGAATTATGAGCAATTACATGCCTATTTCGAACGTAAATGGAATCCGCTGTATATGGAACCTCACTACTTGTATTTAACCAATGAAACCGTACCTGAACAAAAAGATGTAACCGTGCCCAATGATATTTTGTTTTCCGACTACCAATGGAACCTACCCGCCATTGAGACTAACCGTGGCTGGAATATTACGAAGGGAAACAAGGATGTTATCGTTGCCGTGGTGGACACCGGCGTCGATCTGACTCATCCCGATTTGAAGGGCAAGCTGCTGGATGGTTATAACGTTGTTGATCCAGCGAGCAAACCACTTGATGACGTAGGCCATGGTACACATGTAGCAGGCATCATCGGCGCTGTTGTGAATAACAACGAAGGTGTAGCAGGCATGAGCTGGTATAACAAGGTACTTCCTGTTAAAGTGCTCGACAATTCGGGTTCAGGCACAACCTATGCTGTGGCTGAAGGCATCATTTGGGCTGCTGATCATGGTGCCAAGGTCATTAACATGAGTCTGGGCAATTACGCCGATGCCCAATTTCTTCATGATGCCATTAAATACGCTTTTGATCGCGACATCGTATTAATTGCAGCGACGGGTAACGATAATACCGAGCGTCCGGGATACCCTGCCGCCTATCCGGAAGTATTTGCGGTATCCGCCACGGATCCGGACATGAACAAAGCTTCCTATTCCAATTATGGGGATTACGTGGATGTGACGGCCCCCGGGTCCAGCATTGCAAGTACGTATCCGAAAAACCAATATGCAGCCTTGTCCGGAACGTCTATGGCAAGTCCCCATGTCGCGGCACTTGCAGGCTTGATTCGCTCGTTAAATCCCGATCTGACCAACACGGAGGTCATGGATTTGATGCGTCAAAGCGTCATTGATCTCGGTGACCCAGGTCACGACAAGTATTACGGCTATGGTCAAATCGATGTGTTTAAAGCATTGGAGGCGGCCTCTGGGAACAGTGCCCCACTTCAGTTCTGGCCGCAGCATGTAAGACAGCAAATGGACAATGCCATGAAAAAGTACATCAAACACTAA
- a CDS encoding DUF1540 domain-containing protein has product MSQEKPIVKCSVSNCNFWGENNFCQADAIMIDIDQHATRRLHEEFAGETFDSDHQDYARTSSATCCHTFKPK; this is encoded by the coding sequence ATGAGCCAAGAGAAGCCGATCGTCAAATGCAGTGTCTCGAACTGCAACTTTTGGGGAGAAAACAATTTCTGCCAGGCTGATGCCATTATGATTGACATTGACCAACATGCCACCCGTCGCTTACATGAGGAATTTGCCGGAGAGACCTTTGATTCAGACCATCAAGACTATGCACGTACTTCATCAGCGACATGCTGCCACACATTCAAACCAAAATGA